The following proteins come from a genomic window of Musa acuminata AAA Group cultivar baxijiao chromosome BXJ1-7, Cavendish_Baxijiao_AAA, whole genome shotgun sequence:
- the LOC135678982 gene encoding protein NOI4-like, which translates to MSDKGRPLPKFGEWDVNDPASAEGFTVIFNKARDERKTGSNARETDSPGKEETGFKHGPYASKSTAKKWFCCMQASAES; encoded by the exons GACAAAGGTCGGCCCTTGCCAAAGTTTGGCGAGTGGGATGTCAATGATCCTGCTTCTGCAGAGGGGTTCACTGTGATCTTTAATAAAGCCCGAGATGAGAGGAAAACAGGGAGCAATGCACGAGAAACAGACTCACCTGGGAAGGAGGAGACAGGTTTTAAACATGGACCGTATGCTTCTAAGTCTACTGCT AAGAAATGGTTTTGCTGCATGCAAGCATCAGCAGAATCATGA